Part of the Amblyomma americanum isolate KBUSLIRL-KWMA chromosome 7, ASM5285725v1, whole genome shotgun sequence genome, TATAGTTAGATAGCCCCTTCCTGGGCTAGCTTGTATGACATCTTCTCGTGACGTTTAGCGGCAGCTTTGCGCCTTTGGGGACTAGCTGAACTCATGTTCTTTGGTAGTGGCATACCCTCTACTAAATCGATTGGTTCCCATGGTGGGTCAGGAGACGACAGCAGCTCTAATTTGTCAGTGTTGTAGCCTAATTCCCGCAGGATCTGACGGCCAGCCGCCGTTGTGGAGAGACGGACACGTTGGGCTTGCAATTGCTGCTGTGCCACATCCTGtagggcattgattttgctgcatgcgtgtaggtcctctactgggcagaactgtggtaggccagtaacaaggcgcatcgccttccgattgattcgctcaagctgaaggcgttgggtcgcgttaagccgcatgtaggaatatgcatacagtatttttgatgttatgagtgccagggctatctgacggagtcccacctctttgattccccacccacgcgcagagacgcggcgcataagatgtaaggcctgatggcaactaagcaccgtgttatgaatccagcttttggctcctccatcctcgtcaataagcattccgagtatacggattgtttgtttccggcaaataaccgagtcccctaaatgaagagagataagatttcgttcggcctcggctcgcagccgcggaccgtttatgacagccacgtactcggttttttccggagaggttttcatgccacatttcttgatgtagtcgtggacggcattaaggcctgtctgcaaggcgaattcctgctccgcaggggacccagaattggtccagagcgttatatcgtccgcatacacggcAAAATGAAGACCGGGTATCGACGTTAGAATTGGCGGAAGACCTGACATCGCGATATTAAAAGGAGCCGGAGATATGACGGCGCCTTGGGGTACGCCGCTTCGGTTAGGTTGCCGTGCACCCTGAGTATCCCCAACCATTACCGAGAAAGttctgtccgcaagaaacgctttcacgaagcggtagaggttcccgcatatccccacttcctggagccgttgaagtatggtagagtggggaacggaatcaaaagcctttttgacgtcaaccccaacaaccacccggagctctgcgctgctagggtatgcgagaacgtcgttatgaagccttctgagaatatcttgcgcgcagagtcctcgtcgaaaacctacttgcataggagacaggacgctgaacttgtctaagtaccattcaagtcttctcagagccatacgttccatgactttacaaaggttggacgtcagcgatatcggcctgaggtcttGTAATGTCCGACTTGGCTTACCGGGTTTTGGAATTGGTATGACAACTGATTCCTTCCAGGCAGGGGGAAGAGCACCGTTGGTCCAGCATTCGTTGAATACTTTCAACAGGGCAAGTTTATGTGATTTGGGAAGGTTAAGAAGTGTTGAATAGCGTACACCATCCGGTCCCGGGGCACTTTTATGGTTTGAGTCATACAAGGCTGCCTCCAGTTCCTCTAATGTGAAGGGAACGTCGTAATCATTCGATGTATCTGAGACGGGGTCCGCAGGCAAGGCATCCACCTTTTCAGGTTGGGGAAAAAAGACCTTCCCTGCTTGTATAGCTAGATCAGCCGGGGAGACGTTCAATTTCAGGGCCATGCCTTGGGAAAGGGGAATCGGCCTTTTGCGTCCAAGGACAGCTCGAAATATGTGCCAGGCCTTCGACAAGTTAACTGTTCCATTGAgcgagtggcacagcagctgccaATCTTGGAGAGCGAGTTGCATAGTATACTGCTCGACCTCTTGAGTAATGCGGGTGAGGGCGCGCCTACGATGGGATGTCCGACCAGAGCGGCGGTACGCCTTGAGAGCACGAAGCCTACGATTCCACAGACTCAAAAGGTGGGAGTCCGGCTTCGGGGCATCGTATTTAACTAAAAGCTTCGTTGTGGCTTTCTTCTTGGCACCGTTGATCTGAGTAATTAGTTCGTCTAATTCTGTGGGAACGTTCACCTCACCGAGCATTCTGCGAAAATCGTCCCATGAGACGTGCTCCTCTATTCGATGTCGTTGGTGCCGCTTTAGTGACTTTCGCCCTCGAGGGGCCCATGACACCACCACGGGATAGTGATCAGTGCCCATGACATCATCAGCCCGTGACCATATTATCTGATTAGGATGGGAAACAAGTGTCAGGTCTGGAGAAGTGTCTTGCTGACCCTTTTGCTGGCCACAGCGACTGGGCAACGTAAGGTCGTTAACGATGGTCAGTTTGTCTTTGACAATGTGCTGCCATAGATGCCTTCCCCTAGCATCTGAGCGATGATATCCCCAGCTGGTGTGCATGGCAATAAAGCACCCCCAACTATAACGCGATCCTGGGGATATATCCTTAAGAAGTGTTCTATAAAAGATATATCTACTCGATATGTCGTAGTACCGAAGGATCTGGCATAAACCGAAAAAGCCAATGCTTGTTGGTCCCCTTCTAATGTAACGCGCACTCCCGCTACCTCTTGCGTCTGCGTGCACCACGCGGACGTATCAAGGTCGGTGTGGGCAGCGCGAGAGAGAAAAAGTACGCATGCCTGCCCATAGGCTACTGGATTCGCGGATCGCGATCCTGGCCCAGGACGTCGGTGCTCTATGGAAGGGGTGCAGTAAGGTTTGTACCCTATTAGATTGGACCTATTAGTACCAGTCTCCTGAAGCAGGATAGCTAGAGGAAGCGTCGGCGTGATGGACAGTCTCCTTTGAAGTTCTGCTTGTTTGCGACGGattccccggcagttccattgtaagAACCATATAGGAAAGTCCGAAGCAAAAATGTCATGAGGTTTTGCGCTAGTGCCCGCCATTTTGAAACTGGAAGGTGCGCGGAAGAGAAGATGATGTGTGCCCAATTCCGGGCTCTTGATTCGGAGAAGCCTGCGACAGTCCTAAGAGTGGAAACATGCGCTTGATTACCTCAGCAGTGACCATCTCGATAATGTGCTTGAGTTGGTCTTCATCTAAGTGCACCGTGCGTGTGCGATCTTGCGCCAGATGCGATTCTGCACCGCGCTGTGTAGCACGGAGAGTTTCAGCATAAGCACGGTgtatgtgtgcttgctttggcGCCGTCGCGGAATGCTCAAGAGATCTCGTTAGGGATGGAGGTGTGGCATTCCTTAGACTAGTGCTCTCAGTTTGTGTAGAGCGGCCGTGCGCATTTTTCCCTCTAGTTTTATGTTCACTGCCTCGTTCCTTTGGTAACGGCTGACTTTGTATTGGAGGAAAGTCCTCCTTAACAAGCCCAATTTGCTCTGAGGGTGATCGCTGTGCGCTGGCAGGGCTCTTGTGCGCAGCCGTCGAAAACGTTTCGCTGCAATGTAGAAGCTCGGCTTGTTGCTTGCGCTCCTTTCGTCGCGATACTCGGATTCGGCGGACAATGCCGTTCCTCAGGGTTTTGGTAGCCTGTCGCCGAACAGGGCACTTCGGGTCTGTAGCTACGTGTTGACCTCCGCAATTACGGCATAGTGGTTCTGTCGGGCATACCTCGAGGTTGCCATATGCGGGGCGACCGCAGAACGAGCATCGACGTTGGT contains:
- the LOC144098066 gene encoding uncharacterized protein LOC144098066, whose product is MHTSWGYHRSDARGRHLWQHIVKDKLTIVNDLTLPSRCGQQKGQQDTSPDLTLVSHPNQIIWSRADDVMGTDHYPVVVSWAPRGRKSLKRHQRHRIEEHVSWDDFRRMLGEVNVPTELDELITQINGAKKKATTKLLVKYDAPKPDSHLLSLWNRRLRALKAYRRSGRTSHRRRALTRITQEVEQYTMQLALQDWQLLCHSLNGTVNLSKAWHIFRAVLGRKRPIPLSQGMALKLNVSPADLAIQAGKVFFPQPEKVDALPADPVSDTSNDYDVPFTLEELEAALYDSNHKSAPGPDGVRYSTLLNLPKSHKLALLKVFNECWTNGALPPAWKESVVIPIPKPGIKRHLSLGCQNTTKLQCALRIANLSECQNMSLSPTCKYKNSSLAPLHCLRM